A genomic window from Diospyros lotus cultivar Yz01 chromosome 2, ASM1463336v1, whole genome shotgun sequence includes:
- the LOC127793986 gene encoding probable LRR receptor-like serine/threonine-protein kinase At2g23950 isoform X1 encodes MSPPPSQLILLHRLCLLLLLLSSATPSLSYEPRNHEVEALIAIRDALHDPWGALNNWDEDSVDPCSWAMITCSPDNLVIGLGAPSQGLSGDLSATIANLTNLRQVLLQNNNISGEIPPEISSLPSLQTLDLSNNRFYGHVPESLGRLTNLLYLRLNNNSLSGSIPLSLAKLPQLAFLDLSYNNLSGAVPKFPARTFNFVGNPLICGSHSNDGCSGSPFPIPLSFSLTSSPGKGSSKTLAIALGVGLGFVILILLAVGFLFWRKNRRKKQIILNINDMQEEGLMNLGNLRNFTFRELQVATDNFSSKNILGAGGFGNVYKGKFGDGTMVAVKRLKDVIGTAGESQFKTELEMISLAIHRNLLRLIGYCATPNERLLVYPYMSNGSVASRLREKPALDWNTRKRIAIGAARGLLYLHEQCDPKIIHRDVKAANILLDDYCEAIVGDFGLAKLLDHADSHVTTAVRGTVGHIAPEYLSTGQSSEKTDVFGFGILLIELITGMRALEFGKTVNQKGAMLEWVRKVQQEKKVELLVDRELGSNYDRIEVGEMLQVALLCTQYLPAHRPRMSEVVHMLEGDGVAEKWAASHNHVNPCTNFFPGSKDNKFHSYPAMFPMHDDNDNDHSSMFGLMSDDDHGAHAMELSGPR; translated from the exons ATGTCTCCTCCTCCTTCCCAGCTCATTCTTCTCCACCGCCTCTGCCTTCTACTCTTGCTTCTCTCCTCTGCAACTCCCTCCCTCTCCTACGAGCCTCGGAATCACGAAG TTGAAGCGTTGATTGCTATCAGAGATGCGCTGCACGACCCTTGGGGAGCTCTCAACAACTGGGACGAGGACTCTGTAGACCCGTGTAGCTGGGCCATGATCACTTGTTCGCCTGATAATCTTGTTATTGGCCT AGGAGCGCCAAGCCAAGGCTTATCAGGAGACTTGTCTGCGACGATAGCAAACCTCACAAATCTCCGCCAAGT attGTTGCAGAACAACAACATTTCCGGTGAAATCCCACCGGAGATTAGTAGTCTTCCGAGCCTTCAGACGCTGGATTTATCCAATAATCGGTTCTACGGTCACGTGCCAGAGTCCCTGGGTCGGCTGACTAATCTTCTGTATct GAGGCTGAACAACAATAGCTTGTCTGGGTCGATTCCTTTGTCTTTAGCCAAACTTCCTCAACTTGCTTTCTT GGACTTGTCTTACAACAATCTCAGTGGAGCTGTGCCAAAGTTTCCTGCCAGAACGTTCAA TTTTGTAGGCAATCCTCTGATTTGTGGAAGTCACTCCAATGATGGTTGCTCCGGATCGCCCTTTCCTATtcctctttccttctctcttaCCTCATCACCTG GAAAAGGTAGCTCCAAGACACTAGCCATTGCACTTGGAGTCGGTCTGGGATTCGTCATACTCATCCTCCTAGCAGTGGGGTTCCtgttttggagaaaaaatagaaggaaaaagcaaattattcttaatatcAATG ATATGCAAGAAGAGGGTCTAATGAACCTAGGCAACCTCAGGAATTTTACATTTAGAGAACTCCAAGTTGCAACGGACAATTTTAGCTCCAAAAACATACTGGGTGCTGGGGGTTTTGGAAATGTGTACAAGGGAAAGTTTGGGGATGGCACAATGGTGGCAGTGAAAAGGTTAAAGGATGTCATTGGAACAGCTGGGGAATCACAATTTAAGACAGAACTGGAGATGATTAGTCTTGCAATTCACCGGAATTTGTTGCGCTTAATCGGATATTGTGCTACCCCAAATGAAAGGCTCCTGGTGTATCCTTACATGTCTAATGGCAGTGTGGCCTCAAGGCTTAGAG AGAAACCAGCATTAGATTGGAACACTAGAAAGAGAATTGCAATTGGAGCTGCTCGGGGTCTTCTATATTTACACGAGCAATGTGATCCAAAGATAATCCATAGAGATGTGAAGGCAGCTAACATACTGTTAGATGATTACTGTGAAGCCATTGTTGGTGATTTTGGCCTTGCAAAGCTCCTTGACCATGCTGACTCCCATGTCACCACAGCTGTTCGTGGTACTGTTGGACATATTGCACCAGAGTATCTCTCCACTGGCCAATCATCTGAGAAGACGGATGTTTTTGGCTTTGGGATTCTCTTGATAGAGCTCATCACTGGGATGAGAGCTCTTGAATTTGGAAAAACAGTTAATCAGAAAGGAGCCATGCTTGAATGG GTGAGGAAAGTGCAGCAGGAAAAGAAAGTCGAGCTGCTGGTGGACCGAGAGCTTGGAAGCAACTATGATCGGATTGAGGTTGGAGAGATGCTGCAAGTGGCTCTTCTTTGCACCCAATACTTGCCTGCCCACCGCCCCAGGATGTCCGAAGTGGTGCACATGCTTGAGGGGGATGGCGTTGCTGAAAAATGGGCTGCCTCTCACAACCACGTCAACCCCTGCACGAACTTCTTCCCGGGCAGCAAAGACAACAAATTTCACTCTTACCCTGCCATGTTCCCAATGCATGATGACAACGATAATGATCACTCTAGCATGTTTGGCTTGATGTCTGATGATGATCATGGTGCCCATGCCATGGAGCTCTCTGGTCCTAGATAA
- the LOC127793988 gene encoding autophagy-related protein 18b isoform X2: protein MANQFSSYPILCASFNQDNSCVAIGTRHGFRIFDSSTGRLLYERAIGAFIIVEMLYSSNLLAIVGAGEQPALSPRRLCLFNTTTRNALQELTFLTSVLVVRLNRKRLIVVLQEKTFIYDVNNLNILDTIDTVPNLKGLSAFSPCLDGCFLALPASTTKGSMLVYNVMELQSHCEIDAHQSPLAAMVLSSNGVYIATASEQGTIIRVHLVSEATKSYSFRRGTYPSTIYSLSFGPSKELPNILVATSSSGSIHAFSLGFAINQSCAVVRCINKVADSSVSESVAFRASISIITYSGCFLEYRLSINHQNESSWILEREFNLLAAISGHAINS, encoded by the exons ATGGCAAACCAGTTCTCGTCGTACCCAATCCTCTGTGCTTCCTTCAATCAGGATAATAG TTGCGTTGCTATTGGGACGAGGCATGGATTCAGAATATTTGATTCCAGTACGGGGAGGCTCTTATACGAACGAG CTATTGGAGCTTTTATCATTGTGGAAATGCTTTATTCCTCAAATCTTCTTGCTATTGTTGGAGCTGGTGAACAG CCAGCTTTGTCTCCAAGACGCCTATGTTTATTCAATACAACTACTAGAAATGCTCTTCAAGAGCTAACTTTCTTAACCTCAGTCCTTGTTGTTCGTCTAAACAGGAAAAG ATTGATTGTTGTTTTGCAAGAAAAAACATTCATATATGATGTGAACAACCTCAACATCTTGGATACAATCGACACTGTGCCAAATTTGAAAG GACTCTCTGCATTTTCCCCATGTTTAGATGGCTGCTTTTTGGCTCTTCCAGCAAGTACAACAAAAGGATCTATGTTAGTCTACAATGTCATGGAACTCCAATCTCACTGTGAg ATAGATGCTCATCAGTCACCACTGGCTGCAATGGTACTTTCTTCAAATGGGGTGTATATTGCAACAGCATCTGAACAGGGAACCATAATCCGAGTTCACCTCGTCTCAGAAGCAACTAAG TCATACAGCTTCCGTAGGGGGACCTACCCGTCAACTATATATTCATTATCGTTCGGTCCATCAAAGGAACTTCCAAACATTCTTGTAGCGACAAGTTCTTCGGGTTCTATTCATGCTTTTTCCCTAGGATTTGCTATAAATCAAAG CTGTGCTGTGGTTCGCTGCATCAATAAGGTTGCTGACTCATCTGTGTCCGAGTCTGTGGCATTTAG GGCCAGCATATCCATCATCACCTACAGTGGGTGCTTCCTGGAGTATAGGTTGAGCATCAACCATCAGAACGAGTCCTCGTGGATTTTGGAACGTGAATTCAATCTTTTAGCAGCAATAAGTGGGCACGCCATCAATTCATGA
- the LOC127793986 gene encoding probable LRR receptor-like serine/threonine-protein kinase At4g30520 isoform X3: MITCSPDNLVIGLGAPSQGLSGDLSATIANLTNLRQVLLQNNNISGEIPPEISSLPSLQTLDLSNNRFYGHVPESLGRLTNLLYLRLNNNSLSGSIPLSLAKLPQLAFLDLSYNNLSGAVPKFPARTFNFVGNPLICGSHSNDGCSGSPFPIPLSFSLTSSPGKGSSKTLAIALGVGLGFVILILLAVGFLFWRKNRRKKQIILNINDMQEEGLMNLGNLRNFTFRELQVATDNFSSKNILGAGGFGNVYKGKFGDGTMVAVKRLKDVIGTAGESQFKTELEMISLAIHRNLLRLIGYCATPNERLLVYPYMSNGSVASRLREKPALDWNTRKRIAIGAARGLLYLHEQCDPKIIHRDVKAANILLDDYCEAIVGDFGLAKLLDHADSHVTTAVRGTVGHIAPEYLSTGQSSEKTDVFGFGILLIELITGMRALEFGKTVNQKGAMLEWVRKVQQEKKVELLVDRELGSNYDRIEVGEMLQVALLCTQYLPAHRPRMSEVVHMLEGDGVAEKWAASHNHVNPCTNFFPGSKDNKFHSYPAMFPMHDDNDNDHSSMFGLMSDDDHGAHAMELSGPR, encoded by the exons ATGATCACTTGTTCGCCTGATAATCTTGTTATTGGCCT AGGAGCGCCAAGCCAAGGCTTATCAGGAGACTTGTCTGCGACGATAGCAAACCTCACAAATCTCCGCCAAGT attGTTGCAGAACAACAACATTTCCGGTGAAATCCCACCGGAGATTAGTAGTCTTCCGAGCCTTCAGACGCTGGATTTATCCAATAATCGGTTCTACGGTCACGTGCCAGAGTCCCTGGGTCGGCTGACTAATCTTCTGTATct GAGGCTGAACAACAATAGCTTGTCTGGGTCGATTCCTTTGTCTTTAGCCAAACTTCCTCAACTTGCTTTCTT GGACTTGTCTTACAACAATCTCAGTGGAGCTGTGCCAAAGTTTCCTGCCAGAACGTTCAA TTTTGTAGGCAATCCTCTGATTTGTGGAAGTCACTCCAATGATGGTTGCTCCGGATCGCCCTTTCCTATtcctctttccttctctcttaCCTCATCACCTG GAAAAGGTAGCTCCAAGACACTAGCCATTGCACTTGGAGTCGGTCTGGGATTCGTCATACTCATCCTCCTAGCAGTGGGGTTCCtgttttggagaaaaaatagaaggaaaaagcaaattattcttaatatcAATG ATATGCAAGAAGAGGGTCTAATGAACCTAGGCAACCTCAGGAATTTTACATTTAGAGAACTCCAAGTTGCAACGGACAATTTTAGCTCCAAAAACATACTGGGTGCTGGGGGTTTTGGAAATGTGTACAAGGGAAAGTTTGGGGATGGCACAATGGTGGCAGTGAAAAGGTTAAAGGATGTCATTGGAACAGCTGGGGAATCACAATTTAAGACAGAACTGGAGATGATTAGTCTTGCAATTCACCGGAATTTGTTGCGCTTAATCGGATATTGTGCTACCCCAAATGAAAGGCTCCTGGTGTATCCTTACATGTCTAATGGCAGTGTGGCCTCAAGGCTTAGAG AGAAACCAGCATTAGATTGGAACACTAGAAAGAGAATTGCAATTGGAGCTGCTCGGGGTCTTCTATATTTACACGAGCAATGTGATCCAAAGATAATCCATAGAGATGTGAAGGCAGCTAACATACTGTTAGATGATTACTGTGAAGCCATTGTTGGTGATTTTGGCCTTGCAAAGCTCCTTGACCATGCTGACTCCCATGTCACCACAGCTGTTCGTGGTACTGTTGGACATATTGCACCAGAGTATCTCTCCACTGGCCAATCATCTGAGAAGACGGATGTTTTTGGCTTTGGGATTCTCTTGATAGAGCTCATCACTGGGATGAGAGCTCTTGAATTTGGAAAAACAGTTAATCAGAAAGGAGCCATGCTTGAATGG GTGAGGAAAGTGCAGCAGGAAAAGAAAGTCGAGCTGCTGGTGGACCGAGAGCTTGGAAGCAACTATGATCGGATTGAGGTTGGAGAGATGCTGCAAGTGGCTCTTCTTTGCACCCAATACTTGCCTGCCCACCGCCCCAGGATGTCCGAAGTGGTGCACATGCTTGAGGGGGATGGCGTTGCTGAAAAATGGGCTGCCTCTCACAACCACGTCAACCCCTGCACGAACTTCTTCCCGGGCAGCAAAGACAACAAATTTCACTCTTACCCTGCCATGTTCCCAATGCATGATGACAACGATAATGATCACTCTAGCATGTTTGGCTTGATGTCTGATGATGATCATGGTGCCCATGCCATGGAGCTCTCTGGTCCTAGATAA
- the LOC127793990 gene encoding uncharacterized protein LOC127793990: MANQGAKKRRDENSRHMKKLFRLIISCNVIYLVVRAGIFHSTFKWKHWVGFILTFFSYAVPYQQLAVMAKPTYADDGELLDGGFDMSSDGICGYLHDVIYVTAFVQITTIISEKFVYVYLLIPAFVGIKLFGFIKGFFPHGSQPVEEDEKTRKKREKMERKASRPKLMRTRNK, translated from the exons ATGGCGAATCAAGGCGCGAAGAAGCGGAGGGACGAGAACAGCCGCCACATGAAGAAACTCTTTCGCCTCATCATCTCTTGCAAC GTTATATATCTTGTGGTGAGGGCGGGGATCTTTCATTCTACTTTCAAGTGGAAGCATTGGGTCGGGTTCATCTTAACCTTTTTTTCCTATGCTGTTCCCTATCAACAACTTGCCGTGATGGCAAAGCCGACATATGCAGATGATGGGGAGCTTTTAGACGGTGGTTTTGATATGAGCTCTGATGGAATTTGTGG ATATTTACATGATGTCATCTATGTTACAGCCTTTGTGCAGATCACAACTATCATCTCTGAAAAATTTGTGTATGTTTATTTACTG ATACCAGCATTTGTAGGAATCAAACTCTTTGGTTTCATTAAAGGGTTTTTTCCACATGGATCACAG CCAGTTGAAGAGGATGAAAAGACGCGAAAGAAGCGTGAAAAGATGGAGAGAAAAGCTTCAAGACCCAAGTTGATGCGGACTAGAAATAAGTGA
- the LOC127793986 gene encoding probable LRR receptor-like serine/threonine-protein kinase At2g23950 isoform X2, with the protein MSPPPSQLILLHRLCLLLLLLSSATPSLSYEPRNHEVEALIAIRDALHDPWGALNNWDEDSVDPCSWAMITCSPDNLVIGLGAPSQGLSGDLSATIANLTNLRQVLLQNNNISGEIPPEISSLPSLQTLDLSNNRFYGHVPESLGRLTNLLYLRLNNNSLSGSIPLSLAKLPQLAFLDLSYNNLSGAVPKFPARTFNFVGNPLICGSHSNDGCSGSPFPIPLSFSLTSSPGKGSSKTLAIALGVGLGFVILILLAVGFLFWRKNRRKKQIILNINEGLMNLGNLRNFTFRELQVATDNFSSKNILGAGGFGNVYKGKFGDGTMVAVKRLKDVIGTAGESQFKTELEMISLAIHRNLLRLIGYCATPNERLLVYPYMSNGSVASRLREKPALDWNTRKRIAIGAARGLLYLHEQCDPKIIHRDVKAANILLDDYCEAIVGDFGLAKLLDHADSHVTTAVRGTVGHIAPEYLSTGQSSEKTDVFGFGILLIELITGMRALEFGKTVNQKGAMLEWVRKVQQEKKVELLVDRELGSNYDRIEVGEMLQVALLCTQYLPAHRPRMSEVVHMLEGDGVAEKWAASHNHVNPCTNFFPGSKDNKFHSYPAMFPMHDDNDNDHSSMFGLMSDDDHGAHAMELSGPR; encoded by the exons ATGTCTCCTCCTCCTTCCCAGCTCATTCTTCTCCACCGCCTCTGCCTTCTACTCTTGCTTCTCTCCTCTGCAACTCCCTCCCTCTCCTACGAGCCTCGGAATCACGAAG TTGAAGCGTTGATTGCTATCAGAGATGCGCTGCACGACCCTTGGGGAGCTCTCAACAACTGGGACGAGGACTCTGTAGACCCGTGTAGCTGGGCCATGATCACTTGTTCGCCTGATAATCTTGTTATTGGCCT AGGAGCGCCAAGCCAAGGCTTATCAGGAGACTTGTCTGCGACGATAGCAAACCTCACAAATCTCCGCCAAGT attGTTGCAGAACAACAACATTTCCGGTGAAATCCCACCGGAGATTAGTAGTCTTCCGAGCCTTCAGACGCTGGATTTATCCAATAATCGGTTCTACGGTCACGTGCCAGAGTCCCTGGGTCGGCTGACTAATCTTCTGTATct GAGGCTGAACAACAATAGCTTGTCTGGGTCGATTCCTTTGTCTTTAGCCAAACTTCCTCAACTTGCTTTCTT GGACTTGTCTTACAACAATCTCAGTGGAGCTGTGCCAAAGTTTCCTGCCAGAACGTTCAA TTTTGTAGGCAATCCTCTGATTTGTGGAAGTCACTCCAATGATGGTTGCTCCGGATCGCCCTTTCCTATtcctctttccttctctcttaCCTCATCACCTG GAAAAGGTAGCTCCAAGACACTAGCCATTGCACTTGGAGTCGGTCTGGGATTCGTCATACTCATCCTCCTAGCAGTGGGGTTCCtgttttggagaaaaaatagaaggaaaaagcaaattattcttaatatcAATG AGGGTCTAATGAACCTAGGCAACCTCAGGAATTTTACATTTAGAGAACTCCAAGTTGCAACGGACAATTTTAGCTCCAAAAACATACTGGGTGCTGGGGGTTTTGGAAATGTGTACAAGGGAAAGTTTGGGGATGGCACAATGGTGGCAGTGAAAAGGTTAAAGGATGTCATTGGAACAGCTGGGGAATCACAATTTAAGACAGAACTGGAGATGATTAGTCTTGCAATTCACCGGAATTTGTTGCGCTTAATCGGATATTGTGCTACCCCAAATGAAAGGCTCCTGGTGTATCCTTACATGTCTAATGGCAGTGTGGCCTCAAGGCTTAGAG AGAAACCAGCATTAGATTGGAACACTAGAAAGAGAATTGCAATTGGAGCTGCTCGGGGTCTTCTATATTTACACGAGCAATGTGATCCAAAGATAATCCATAGAGATGTGAAGGCAGCTAACATACTGTTAGATGATTACTGTGAAGCCATTGTTGGTGATTTTGGCCTTGCAAAGCTCCTTGACCATGCTGACTCCCATGTCACCACAGCTGTTCGTGGTACTGTTGGACATATTGCACCAGAGTATCTCTCCACTGGCCAATCATCTGAGAAGACGGATGTTTTTGGCTTTGGGATTCTCTTGATAGAGCTCATCACTGGGATGAGAGCTCTTGAATTTGGAAAAACAGTTAATCAGAAAGGAGCCATGCTTGAATGG GTGAGGAAAGTGCAGCAGGAAAAGAAAGTCGAGCTGCTGGTGGACCGAGAGCTTGGAAGCAACTATGATCGGATTGAGGTTGGAGAGATGCTGCAAGTGGCTCTTCTTTGCACCCAATACTTGCCTGCCCACCGCCCCAGGATGTCCGAAGTGGTGCACATGCTTGAGGGGGATGGCGTTGCTGAAAAATGGGCTGCCTCTCACAACCACGTCAACCCCTGCACGAACTTCTTCCCGGGCAGCAAAGACAACAAATTTCACTCTTACCCTGCCATGTTCCCAATGCATGATGACAACGATAATGATCACTCTAGCATGTTTGGCTTGATGTCTGATGATGATCATGGTGCCCATGCCATGGAGCTCTCTGGTCCTAGATAA
- the LOC127793988 gene encoding autophagy-related protein 18b isoform X3: MANQFSSYPILCASFNQDNSCVAIGTRHGFRIFDSSTGRLLYERAIGAFIIVEMLYSSNLLAIVGAGEQPALSPRRLCLFNTTTRNALQELTFLTSVLVVRLNRKRLIVVLQEKTFIYDVNNLNILDTIDTVPNLKGLSAFSPCLDGCFLALPASTTKGSMLVYNVMELQSHCEIDAHQSPLAAMVLSSNGVYIATASEQGTIIRVHLVSEATKSYSFRRGTYPSTIYSLSFGPSKELPNILVATSSSGSIHAFSLGFAINQRASISIITYSGCFLEYRLSINHQNESSWILEREFNLLAAISGHAINS; this comes from the exons ATGGCAAACCAGTTCTCGTCGTACCCAATCCTCTGTGCTTCCTTCAATCAGGATAATAG TTGCGTTGCTATTGGGACGAGGCATGGATTCAGAATATTTGATTCCAGTACGGGGAGGCTCTTATACGAACGAG CTATTGGAGCTTTTATCATTGTGGAAATGCTTTATTCCTCAAATCTTCTTGCTATTGTTGGAGCTGGTGAACAG CCAGCTTTGTCTCCAAGACGCCTATGTTTATTCAATACAACTACTAGAAATGCTCTTCAAGAGCTAACTTTCTTAACCTCAGTCCTTGTTGTTCGTCTAAACAGGAAAAG ATTGATTGTTGTTTTGCAAGAAAAAACATTCATATATGATGTGAACAACCTCAACATCTTGGATACAATCGACACTGTGCCAAATTTGAAAG GACTCTCTGCATTTTCCCCATGTTTAGATGGCTGCTTTTTGGCTCTTCCAGCAAGTACAACAAAAGGATCTATGTTAGTCTACAATGTCATGGAACTCCAATCTCACTGTGAg ATAGATGCTCATCAGTCACCACTGGCTGCAATGGTACTTTCTTCAAATGGGGTGTATATTGCAACAGCATCTGAACAGGGAACCATAATCCGAGTTCACCTCGTCTCAGAAGCAACTAAG TCATACAGCTTCCGTAGGGGGACCTACCCGTCAACTATATATTCATTATCGTTCGGTCCATCAAAGGAACTTCCAAACATTCTTGTAGCGACAAGTTCTTCGGGTTCTATTCATGCTTTTTCCCTAGGATTTGCTATAAATCAAAG GGCCAGCATATCCATCATCACCTACAGTGGGTGCTTCCTGGAGTATAGGTTGAGCATCAACCATCAGAACGAGTCCTCGTGGATTTTGGAACGTGAATTCAATCTTTTAGCAGCAATAAGTGGGCACGCCATCAATTCATGA
- the LOC127793988 gene encoding autophagy-related protein 18b isoform X1 has product MANQFSSYPILCASFNQDNSCVAIGTRHGFRIFDSSTGRLLYERAIGAFIIVEMLYSSNLLAIVGAGEQPALSPRRLCLFNTTTRNALQELTFLTSVLVVRLNRKRLIVVLQEKTFIYDVNNLNILDTIDTVPNLKGLSAFSPCLDGCFLALPASTTKGSMLVYNVMELQSHCEIDAHQSPLAAMVLSSNGVYIATASEQGTIIRVHLVSEATKSYSFRRGTYPSTIYSLSFGPSKELPNILVATSSSGSIHAFSLGFAINQRRRRSSSFLGSIIPESVTDVLDPADHHVLHNAVPAGVKSCAVVRCINKVADSSVSESVAFRASISIITYSGCFLEYRLSINHQNESSWILEREFNLLAAISGHAINS; this is encoded by the exons ATGGCAAACCAGTTCTCGTCGTACCCAATCCTCTGTGCTTCCTTCAATCAGGATAATAG TTGCGTTGCTATTGGGACGAGGCATGGATTCAGAATATTTGATTCCAGTACGGGGAGGCTCTTATACGAACGAG CTATTGGAGCTTTTATCATTGTGGAAATGCTTTATTCCTCAAATCTTCTTGCTATTGTTGGAGCTGGTGAACAG CCAGCTTTGTCTCCAAGACGCCTATGTTTATTCAATACAACTACTAGAAATGCTCTTCAAGAGCTAACTTTCTTAACCTCAGTCCTTGTTGTTCGTCTAAACAGGAAAAG ATTGATTGTTGTTTTGCAAGAAAAAACATTCATATATGATGTGAACAACCTCAACATCTTGGATACAATCGACACTGTGCCAAATTTGAAAG GACTCTCTGCATTTTCCCCATGTTTAGATGGCTGCTTTTTGGCTCTTCCAGCAAGTACAACAAAAGGATCTATGTTAGTCTACAATGTCATGGAACTCCAATCTCACTGTGAg ATAGATGCTCATCAGTCACCACTGGCTGCAATGGTACTTTCTTCAAATGGGGTGTATATTGCAACAGCATCTGAACAGGGAACCATAATCCGAGTTCACCTCGTCTCAGAAGCAACTAAG TCATACAGCTTCCGTAGGGGGACCTACCCGTCAACTATATATTCATTATCGTTCGGTCCATCAAAGGAACTTCCAAACATTCTTGTAGCGACAAGTTCTTCGGGTTCTATTCATGCTTTTTCCCTAGGATTTGCTATAAATCAAAG aagaagaagatcaagtaGTTTCCTCGGATCGATAATACCAGAATCTGTGACTGATGTGCTGGATCCTGCTGATCACCATGTACTCCATAATGCTGTTCCAGCAGGAGTCAAAAG CTGTGCTGTGGTTCGCTGCATCAATAAGGTTGCTGACTCATCTGTGTCCGAGTCTGTGGCATTTAG GGCCAGCATATCCATCATCACCTACAGTGGGTGCTTCCTGGAGTATAGGTTGAGCATCAACCATCAGAACGAGTCCTCGTGGATTTTGGAACGTGAATTCAATCTTTTAGCAGCAATAAGTGGGCACGCCATCAATTCATGA